One region of Drosophila subobscura isolate 14011-0131.10 chromosome J, UCBerk_Dsub_1.0, whole genome shotgun sequence genomic DNA includes:
- the LOC117893722 gene encoding protein nervous wreck isoform X9 → MQPPPRKGNYVKFLKNLHTEQVAKLQLKNQHECDLLEDIRQFTIKRSAIEKSYSEALLKISSQYLNKKIPNIPDIKMEGMEERWNMWSVWRTVLEENEKLARARLAAIEVFQQQIADEAKVLRDYKVAIAKRSLSGIVNVQKELHLSVGDVDKTKKSYFDEEHCAHDVRDKARDIEEKLKKKKGSFFQSITSLQKNSARVTSRKELLEEKSTGARNDYILSLAAANAHQNRYFTVDLQTTMTTMENYVFERVAEYLMLMGRTELLTCSATQNSFGKIRDQAQQLSREYNLQCCYLFYPVLKQHIQYDFEACDNDPVRKVTTEHDSATETLTKEAKNLAGRVVKENASIRENAKKLALCQSLRDSGQRSDPNDPNGPDLDTKIEEFRDQIRRSETEKAKAEACLQCLRDGGINVDEWVQEAEIMGVQELTRSASSISMRTDASGQGENPSSDSFYDSDKEEAAGGAPAFAQAKPKAETQLSRDRTFSDSDDEPEERPAAAVAAAAPAAAKAASAGTGAWDDPTEVNWGGEEEEEDKDEPIVPEPKEAIFKCTALYSYTGQNPDELTIVENEQLEVVGEGDGDGWLRARNYRGEEGYVPHNYLDIDQETAGGAFNDQTVDSMQSPDQVSVIMAPQKRLKSDIEWCIALYDYDATAEDELTFEEGDKIKIITKTAHGVDDGWWEGELDGKFGNFPSLVVEECDELGEPLSEGGDESPPPMAAPNFALPPAPALPPEYAHELELELTEDMFGSQDTADEDSGYIPNGAAVPSMPPPVLIQEPGMEDDLSDDGQPPPSLPPPQPPQLQKAAGKSEPVAANTLNLGESEREQQKKQDESKQEQPVADKKPEIAPKPLAKVTPSPQKQPPAQVVTAAKEEDQQSFSEGTDSASGADVPILQEVEDPFNEKSKTEAAGDGAGFEANFEANFDANFDDAFAGATAGGGGGGGGGGGGEQSSDFDVNGEPGDEEQGQSEGASAGGVAAEEDIEAPKQVVGGRASIPEELDSNQLAHDHEHDILYYIDYSDGQL, encoded by the exons ATGCAGCCACCGCCGCGTAAG GGTAACTATGTGAAGTTCTTGAAGAATCTGCACACGGAGCAGGTGGCCAAGTTGCAGCTGAAGAACCAGCATGAGTGCGACCTGCTGGAGGACATACGACAGTTCACCATCAAGCGATCGGCCATCGAGAAGTCGTATAGCGAGGCCCTCCTGAAGATCTCGTCTCAGTATCTCAACAAGAAGATACCCAACATTCCAGACATCAAGATGGAGGGCATGGAAGAGCGTTG GAACATGTGGAGTGTGTGGCGCACAGTTCTCGAGGAGAATGAGAAGTTGGCACGAGCCCGCTTGGCAGCCATCGAGGTATTCCAGCAGCAGATAGCCGACGAGGCCAAGGTTCTCAGGGACTACAAAGTGGCCATTGCCAAGCGTTCGCTATCGGGCATTGTCAACGTGCAGAAGGAACTCCATTTGAGTGTGGGCGATGTGGACAAGACGAAGAAGTCGTATTTCGATGAGGAGCACTGTGCCCACGATGTGCGCGACAAGGCACGCGACATCGAGGAGAAGCTGAAGAAGAAAAAGGGCTCCTTCTTCCAGTCCATCACATCGTTGCAGAAGAACAGCGCACGAGTGACCTCACGGAAGGAGCTGCTCGAGGAGAAGTCCACGGGTGCTCGTAACGATTATATACTCAGTCTGGCGGCTGCCAACGCCCATCAGAATCGCTACTTTACCGTCGATCTGCAGACCACGATGACCACCATGGAGAACTATGTGTTTGAGCGAGTTGCCGAGTACCTGATGCTAATGGG ACGCACAGAGCTGCTGACCTGCTCGGCCACGCAGAACAGTTTCGGGAAGATCCGTGACCAGGCGCAGCAGCTTTCGCGGGAATACAATCTGCAGTGTTGCTATTTGTTCTATCCGGTGCTGAAGCAGCATATTCAGTATGATTTTGAGGCTTGTGACAATGATCCGGTGAGGAAGGTGACCACGGAGCATGATTCGGCCACAGAGACGCTCACTAAGGAGGCCAAGAATCTGGCTGGACGGGTGGTCAAGGAGAATGCCTCGATAAGGGAGAACGCCAAGAAGCTGGCCCTCTGCCAGTCGCTGAGGGACTCGGGACAGCGATCCGATCCCAACGATCCTAATGGTCCCGATCTGGACACCAAGATCGAGGAGTTCCGTGATCAGATACGCCGCTCCGAGACCGAGAAGGCGAAGGCCGAGGCCTGTCTGCAGTGCCTGCGCGACGGCGGCATCAATGTGGACGAGTGGGTGCAGGAGGCAGAGATTATGGGGGTGCAAGAGCTAACGCGCTCAGCCAGCTCCATATCGATGCGCACCGATGCCTCGGGCCAGGGCGAGAATCCCAGCTCCGATTCCTTCTACGACAGCGACAAAGAGGAGGCGGCCGGCGGTGCTCCGGCCTTTGCTCAGGCAAAGCCCAAGGCAGAGACGCAACTCTCCAGGGATCGCACGTTCAGCGACAGCGATGACGAGCCCGAGGAGCGTCCGGCAGCTGCGgttgccgctgcagctccagctgccgcGAAGGCAGCCAGCGCAGGCACTGGAGCCTGGGACGATCCAACCGAGGTGAACTGGGgtggcgaggaggaggaggaggacaaggaTGAACCGATTGTACCCGAGCCCAAGGAGGCCATCTTCAAGTGCACCGCACTCTACAGCTACACG GGCCAAAATCCCGATGAGCTGACAATTGTCGAGAacgagcagctggaggtggTCGGCgagggcgatggcgatgggTGGCTGCGTGCCCGCAACTATCGGGGCGAAGAGGGCTATGTGCCGCACAATTATCTGGACATTGATCAGGAGACGGCCGGCGGCGCTTTTAATG ATCAAACGGTGGACTCGATGCAATCCCCCGACCAGGTATCGGTCATAATGGCCCCCCAGAAGCGCCTCAAGTCCGACATCGAATGGTGCATTGCGCTCTACGACTACGATGCCACAGCCGAGGATGAGCTGACCTTCGAGGAGGGCGACAAGATCAAGATCATCACCAAGACGGCCCACGGTGTCGACGATGGCTGGTGGGAGGGCGAGCTGGATGGCAAATTTGGCAACTTCCCCTCGCTGGTCGTCGAGGAGTGCGACGAGTTGGGCGAACCCCTCAGCGAGGGCGGCGATGAATCACCACCCCCAATGGCAGCCCCGAACTTTGCTCTGCCCCCGGCACCAGCACTACCCCCAGAGTATGCTCATGAGTTGGAATTGGAGCTGACAGAGGATATGTTCGGCTCACAGGATACGGCAG ATGAAGACAGTGGCTATATACCCAACGGTGCTGCTGTTCCGAGTATGCCTCCGCCAG TACTCATCCAAGAGCCTGGCATGGAG GACGATCTCAGTGACGATGGGCAGCCACCGCCGTctttgccgccgccacagccgcctCAGCTGCAAAAGGCAGCTGGCAAATCAGAGCCTGTTGCTGCCAACACATTGAACTTAG GAGAGAGCGAACgtgagcagcagaagaagcaggaTGAGTCCAAGCAGGAGCAACCGGTGGCGGATAAAAAGCCAGAGATAGCGCCAAAACCATTGGCCAAAGTAACGCCATCGCCACAGAAGCAGCCGCCCGCACAGGTGGTGACGGCTGCCAAAGAAG AGGACCAACAGTCCTTCTCGGAGGGCACGGACTCGGCCTCGGGCGCCGATGTACCCATTCTGCAGGAGGTCGAGGATCCCTTCAATGAGAAGTCCAAGACCGAGGCGGccggagatggagctggattTGAGGCCAACTTTGAGGCCAATTTTGATGCCAACTTTGATGATGCGTTCGCCGGGGCCACAGCAggcggtggtggaggtggGGGCGGTGGGGGTGGAGGCGAGCAGTCCAGCGATTTCGATGTGAACGGAGAGCCGGGCGATGAGGAGCAGGGTCAGAGCGAGGGCGCATCCGCAGGTGGAGTCGCAGCCGAGGAGGACATTGAGGCGCCCAAGCAGGTGGTCGGTGGGCGAGCTAGCATACCCGAGGAATTGGACTCAAATCAATTG GCACACGACCATGAGCATGATATACTATACTATATAGACTATAGCGACGGACAGTTGTAG
- the LOC117893722 gene encoding protein nervous wreck isoform X6: protein MQPPPRKGNYVKFLKNLHTEQVAKLQLKNQHECDLLEDIRQFTIKRSAIEKSYSEALLKISSQYLNKKIPNIPDIKMEGMEERWNMWSVWRTVLEENEKLARARLAAIEVFQQQIADEAKVLRDYKVAIAKRSLSGIVNVQKELHLSVGDVDKTKKSYFDEEHCAHDVRDKARDIEEKLKKKKGSFFQSITSLQKNSARVTSRKELLEEKSTGARNDYILSLAAANAHQNRYFTVDLQTTMTTMENYVFERVAEYLMLMGRTELLTCSATQNSFGKIRDQAQQLSREYNLQCCYLFYPVLKQHIQYDFEACDNDPVRKVTTEHDSATETLTKEAKNLAGRVVKENASIRENAKKLALCQSLRDSGQRSDPNDPNGPDLDTKIEEFRDQIRRSETEKAKAEACLQCLRDGGINVDEWVQEAEIMGVQELTRSASSISMRTDASGQGENPSSDSFYDSDKEEAAGGAPAFAQAKPKAETQLSRDRTFSDSDDEPEERPAAAVAAAAPAAAKAASAGTGAWDDPTEVNWGGEEEEEDKDEPIVPEPKEAIFKCTALYSYTGQNPDELTIVENEQLEVVGEGDGDGWLRARNYRGEEGYVPHNYLDIDQETAGGAFNGTGSANQLRSQISFSSVDYTVDNEDQTVDSMQSPDQVSVIMAPQKRLKSDIEWCIALYDYDATAEDELTFEEGDKIKIITKTAHGVDDGWWEGELDGKFGNFPSLVVEECDELGEPLSEGGDESPPPMAAPNFALPPAPALPPEYAHELELELTEDMFGSQDTADEDSGYIPNGAAVPSMPPPGQNQSQTTAKKVLIQEPGMEDDLSDDGQPPPSLPPPQPPQLQKAAGKSEPVAANTLNLVGESEREQQKKQDESKQEQPVADKKPEIAPKPLAKVTPSPQKQPPAQVVTAAKEEDQQSFSEGTDSASGADVPILQEVEDPFNEKSKTEAAGDGAGFEANFEANFDANFDDAFAGATAGGGGGGGGGGGGEQSSDFDVNGEPGDEEQGQSEGASAGGVAAEEDIEAPKQVVGGRASIPEELDSNQLAHDHEHDILYYIDYSDGQL from the exons ATGCAGCCACCGCCGCGTAAG GGTAACTATGTGAAGTTCTTGAAGAATCTGCACACGGAGCAGGTGGCCAAGTTGCAGCTGAAGAACCAGCATGAGTGCGACCTGCTGGAGGACATACGACAGTTCACCATCAAGCGATCGGCCATCGAGAAGTCGTATAGCGAGGCCCTCCTGAAGATCTCGTCTCAGTATCTCAACAAGAAGATACCCAACATTCCAGACATCAAGATGGAGGGCATGGAAGAGCGTTG GAACATGTGGAGTGTGTGGCGCACAGTTCTCGAGGAGAATGAGAAGTTGGCACGAGCCCGCTTGGCAGCCATCGAGGTATTCCAGCAGCAGATAGCCGACGAGGCCAAGGTTCTCAGGGACTACAAAGTGGCCATTGCCAAGCGTTCGCTATCGGGCATTGTCAACGTGCAGAAGGAACTCCATTTGAGTGTGGGCGATGTGGACAAGACGAAGAAGTCGTATTTCGATGAGGAGCACTGTGCCCACGATGTGCGCGACAAGGCACGCGACATCGAGGAGAAGCTGAAGAAGAAAAAGGGCTCCTTCTTCCAGTCCATCACATCGTTGCAGAAGAACAGCGCACGAGTGACCTCACGGAAGGAGCTGCTCGAGGAGAAGTCCACGGGTGCTCGTAACGATTATATACTCAGTCTGGCGGCTGCCAACGCCCATCAGAATCGCTACTTTACCGTCGATCTGCAGACCACGATGACCACCATGGAGAACTATGTGTTTGAGCGAGTTGCCGAGTACCTGATGCTAATGGG ACGCACAGAGCTGCTGACCTGCTCGGCCACGCAGAACAGTTTCGGGAAGATCCGTGACCAGGCGCAGCAGCTTTCGCGGGAATACAATCTGCAGTGTTGCTATTTGTTCTATCCGGTGCTGAAGCAGCATATTCAGTATGATTTTGAGGCTTGTGACAATGATCCGGTGAGGAAGGTGACCACGGAGCATGATTCGGCCACAGAGACGCTCACTAAGGAGGCCAAGAATCTGGCTGGACGGGTGGTCAAGGAGAATGCCTCGATAAGGGAGAACGCCAAGAAGCTGGCCCTCTGCCAGTCGCTGAGGGACTCGGGACAGCGATCCGATCCCAACGATCCTAATGGTCCCGATCTGGACACCAAGATCGAGGAGTTCCGTGATCAGATACGCCGCTCCGAGACCGAGAAGGCGAAGGCCGAGGCCTGTCTGCAGTGCCTGCGCGACGGCGGCATCAATGTGGACGAGTGGGTGCAGGAGGCAGAGATTATGGGGGTGCAAGAGCTAACGCGCTCAGCCAGCTCCATATCGATGCGCACCGATGCCTCGGGCCAGGGCGAGAATCCCAGCTCCGATTCCTTCTACGACAGCGACAAAGAGGAGGCGGCCGGCGGTGCTCCGGCCTTTGCTCAGGCAAAGCCCAAGGCAGAGACGCAACTCTCCAGGGATCGCACGTTCAGCGACAGCGATGACGAGCCCGAGGAGCGTCCGGCAGCTGCGgttgccgctgcagctccagctgccgcGAAGGCAGCCAGCGCAGGCACTGGAGCCTGGGACGATCCAACCGAGGTGAACTGGGgtggcgaggaggaggaggaggacaaggaTGAACCGATTGTACCCGAGCCCAAGGAGGCCATCTTCAAGTGCACCGCACTCTACAGCTACACG GGCCAAAATCCCGATGAGCTGACAATTGTCGAGAacgagcagctggaggtggTCGGCgagggcgatggcgatgggTGGCTGCGTGCCCGCAACTATCGGGGCGAAGAGGGCTATGTGCCGCACAATTATCTGGACATTGATCAGGAGACGGCCGGCGGCGCTTTTAATGGTACTGGTTCCGCCAATCAATTGCGCTCTCAAATCTCATTCTCATCTGTCGATTACACCGTTGACAACGAAGATCAAACGGTGGACTCGATGCAATCCCCCGACCAGGTATCGGTCATAATGGCCCCCCAGAAGCGCCTCAAGTCCGACATCGAATGGTGCATTGCGCTCTACGACTACGATGCCACAGCCGAGGATGAGCTGACCTTCGAGGAGGGCGACAAGATCAAGATCATCACCAAGACGGCCCACGGTGTCGACGATGGCTGGTGGGAGGGCGAGCTGGATGGCAAATTTGGCAACTTCCCCTCGCTGGTCGTCGAGGAGTGCGACGAGTTGGGCGAACCCCTCAGCGAGGGCGGCGATGAATCACCACCCCCAATGGCAGCCCCGAACTTTGCTCTGCCCCCGGCACCAGCACTACCCCCAGAGTATGCTCATGAGTTGGAATTGGAGCTGACAGAGGATATGTTCGGCTCACAGGATACGGCAG ATGAAGACAGTGGCTATATACCCAACGGTGCTGCTGTTCCGAGTATGCCTCCGCCAG GCCagaaccaaagccaaaccacTGCCAAGAAGG TACTCATCCAAGAGCCTGGCATGGAG GACGATCTCAGTGACGATGGGCAGCCACCGCCGTctttgccgccgccacagccgcctCAGCTGCAAAAGGCAGCTGGCAAATCAGAGCCTGTTGCTGCCAACACATTGAACTTAG TAGGAGAGAGCGAACgtgagcagcagaagaagcaggaTGAGTCCAAGCAGGAGCAACCGGTGGCGGATAAAAAGCCAGAGATAGCGCCAAAACCATTGGCCAAAGTAACGCCATCGCCACAGAAGCAGCCGCCCGCACAGGTGGTGACGGCTGCCAAAGAAG AGGACCAACAGTCCTTCTCGGAGGGCACGGACTCGGCCTCGGGCGCCGATGTACCCATTCTGCAGGAGGTCGAGGATCCCTTCAATGAGAAGTCCAAGACCGAGGCGGccggagatggagctggattTGAGGCCAACTTTGAGGCCAATTTTGATGCCAACTTTGATGATGCGTTCGCCGGGGCCACAGCAggcggtggtggaggtggGGGCGGTGGGGGTGGAGGCGAGCAGTCCAGCGATTTCGATGTGAACGGAGAGCCGGGCGATGAGGAGCAGGGTCAGAGCGAGGGCGCATCCGCAGGTGGAGTCGCAGCCGAGGAGGACATTGAGGCGCCCAAGCAGGTGGTCGGTGGGCGAGCTAGCATACCCGAGGAATTGGACTCAAATCAATTG GCACACGACCATGAGCATGATATACTATACTATATAGACTATAGCGACGGACAGTTGTAG
- the LOC117893722 gene encoding protein nervous wreck isoform X1 translates to MQPPPRKGNYVKFLKNLHTEQVAKLQLKNQHECDLLEDIRQFTIKRSAIEKSYSEALLKISSQYLNKKIPNIPDIKMEGMEERWNMWSVWRTVLEENEKLARARLAAIEVFQQQIADEAKVLRDYKVAIAKRSLSGIVNVQKELHLSVGDVDKTKKSYFDEEHCAHDVRDKARDIEEKLKKKKGSFFQSITSLQKNSARVTSRKELLEEKSTGARNDYILSLAAANAHQNRYFTVDLQTTMTTMENYVFERVAEYLMLMGRTELLTCSATQNSFGKIRDQAQQLSREYNLQCCYLFYPVLKQHIQYDFEACDNDPVRKVTTEHDSATETLTKEAKNLAGRVVKENASIRENAKKLALCQSLRDSGQRSDPNDPNGPDLDTKIEEFRDQIRRSETEKAKAEACLQCLRDGGINVDEWVQEAEIMGVQELTRSASSISMRTDASGQGENPSSDSFYDSDKEEAAGGAPAFAQAKPKAETQLSRDRTFSDSDDEPEERPAAAVAAAAPAAAKAASAGTGAWDDPTEVNWGGEEEEEDKDEPIVPEPKEAIFKCTALYSYTGQNPDELTIVENEQLEVVGEGDGDGWLRARNYRGEEGYVPHNYLDIDQETAGGAFNGTGSANQLRSQISFSSVDYTVDNEDQTVDSMQSPDQVSVIMAPQKRLKSDIEWCIALYDYDATAEDELTFEEGDKIKIITKTAHGVDDGWWEGELDGKFGNFPSLVVEECDELGEPLSEGGDESPPPMAAPNFALPPAPALPPEYAHELELELTEDMFGSQDTADEDSGYIPNGAAVPSMPPPGQNQSQTTAKKVLIQEPGMEDDLSDDGQPPPSLPPPQPPQLQKAAGKSEPVAANTLNLGMAQIIVTAATPMVEDGADKSFPPVGESEREQQKKQDESKQEQPVADKKPEIAPKPLAKVTPSPQKQPPAQVVTAAKEGNSRVRPVVSITLTEYPSCDPEDQQSFSEGTDSASGADVPILQEVEDPFNEKSKTEAAGDGAGFEANFEANFDANFDDAFAGATAGGGGGGGGGGGGEQSSDFDVNGEPGDEEQGQSEGASAGGVAAEEDIEAPKQVVGGRASIPEELDSNQLAHDHEHDILYYIDYSDGQL, encoded by the exons ATGCAGCCACCGCCGCGTAAG GGTAACTATGTGAAGTTCTTGAAGAATCTGCACACGGAGCAGGTGGCCAAGTTGCAGCTGAAGAACCAGCATGAGTGCGACCTGCTGGAGGACATACGACAGTTCACCATCAAGCGATCGGCCATCGAGAAGTCGTATAGCGAGGCCCTCCTGAAGATCTCGTCTCAGTATCTCAACAAGAAGATACCCAACATTCCAGACATCAAGATGGAGGGCATGGAAGAGCGTTG GAACATGTGGAGTGTGTGGCGCACAGTTCTCGAGGAGAATGAGAAGTTGGCACGAGCCCGCTTGGCAGCCATCGAGGTATTCCAGCAGCAGATAGCCGACGAGGCCAAGGTTCTCAGGGACTACAAAGTGGCCATTGCCAAGCGTTCGCTATCGGGCATTGTCAACGTGCAGAAGGAACTCCATTTGAGTGTGGGCGATGTGGACAAGACGAAGAAGTCGTATTTCGATGAGGAGCACTGTGCCCACGATGTGCGCGACAAGGCACGCGACATCGAGGAGAAGCTGAAGAAGAAAAAGGGCTCCTTCTTCCAGTCCATCACATCGTTGCAGAAGAACAGCGCACGAGTGACCTCACGGAAGGAGCTGCTCGAGGAGAAGTCCACGGGTGCTCGTAACGATTATATACTCAGTCTGGCGGCTGCCAACGCCCATCAGAATCGCTACTTTACCGTCGATCTGCAGACCACGATGACCACCATGGAGAACTATGTGTTTGAGCGAGTTGCCGAGTACCTGATGCTAATGGG ACGCACAGAGCTGCTGACCTGCTCGGCCACGCAGAACAGTTTCGGGAAGATCCGTGACCAGGCGCAGCAGCTTTCGCGGGAATACAATCTGCAGTGTTGCTATTTGTTCTATCCGGTGCTGAAGCAGCATATTCAGTATGATTTTGAGGCTTGTGACAATGATCCGGTGAGGAAGGTGACCACGGAGCATGATTCGGCCACAGAGACGCTCACTAAGGAGGCCAAGAATCTGGCTGGACGGGTGGTCAAGGAGAATGCCTCGATAAGGGAGAACGCCAAGAAGCTGGCCCTCTGCCAGTCGCTGAGGGACTCGGGACAGCGATCCGATCCCAACGATCCTAATGGTCCCGATCTGGACACCAAGATCGAGGAGTTCCGTGATCAGATACGCCGCTCCGAGACCGAGAAGGCGAAGGCCGAGGCCTGTCTGCAGTGCCTGCGCGACGGCGGCATCAATGTGGACGAGTGGGTGCAGGAGGCAGAGATTATGGGGGTGCAAGAGCTAACGCGCTCAGCCAGCTCCATATCGATGCGCACCGATGCCTCGGGCCAGGGCGAGAATCCCAGCTCCGATTCCTTCTACGACAGCGACAAAGAGGAGGCGGCCGGCGGTGCTCCGGCCTTTGCTCAGGCAAAGCCCAAGGCAGAGACGCAACTCTCCAGGGATCGCACGTTCAGCGACAGCGATGACGAGCCCGAGGAGCGTCCGGCAGCTGCGgttgccgctgcagctccagctgccgcGAAGGCAGCCAGCGCAGGCACTGGAGCCTGGGACGATCCAACCGAGGTGAACTGGGgtggcgaggaggaggaggaggacaaggaTGAACCGATTGTACCCGAGCCCAAGGAGGCCATCTTCAAGTGCACCGCACTCTACAGCTACACG GGCCAAAATCCCGATGAGCTGACAATTGTCGAGAacgagcagctggaggtggTCGGCgagggcgatggcgatgggTGGCTGCGTGCCCGCAACTATCGGGGCGAAGAGGGCTATGTGCCGCACAATTATCTGGACATTGATCAGGAGACGGCCGGCGGCGCTTTTAATGGTACTGGTTCCGCCAATCAATTGCGCTCTCAAATCTCATTCTCATCTGTCGATTACACCGTTGACAACGAAGATCAAACGGTGGACTCGATGCAATCCCCCGACCAGGTATCGGTCATAATGGCCCCCCAGAAGCGCCTCAAGTCCGACATCGAATGGTGCATTGCGCTCTACGACTACGATGCCACAGCCGAGGATGAGCTGACCTTCGAGGAGGGCGACAAGATCAAGATCATCACCAAGACGGCCCACGGTGTCGACGATGGCTGGTGGGAGGGCGAGCTGGATGGCAAATTTGGCAACTTCCCCTCGCTGGTCGTCGAGGAGTGCGACGAGTTGGGCGAACCCCTCAGCGAGGGCGGCGATGAATCACCACCCCCAATGGCAGCCCCGAACTTTGCTCTGCCCCCGGCACCAGCACTACCCCCAGAGTATGCTCATGAGTTGGAATTGGAGCTGACAGAGGATATGTTCGGCTCACAGGATACGGCAG ATGAAGACAGTGGCTATATACCCAACGGTGCTGCTGTTCCGAGTATGCCTCCGCCAG GCCagaaccaaagccaaaccacTGCCAAGAAGG TACTCATCCAAGAGCCTGGCATGGAG GACGATCTCAGTGACGATGGGCAGCCACCGCCGTctttgccgccgccacagccgcctCAGCTGCAAAAGGCAGCTGGCAAATCAGAGCCTGTTGCTGCCAACACATTGAACTTAGGTATGGCACAAATAATTGTTACCGCTGCAACCCCCATGGTTGAAGACGGTGCCGATAAATCTTTCCCACCAGTAGGAGAGAGCGAACgtgagcagcagaagaagcaggaTGAGTCCAAGCAGGAGCAACCGGTGGCGGATAAAAAGCCAGAGATAGCGCCAAAACCATTGGCCAAAGTAACGCCATCGCCACAGAAGCAGCCGCCCGCACAGGTGGTGACGGCTGCCAAAGAAGGTAACAGTAGAGTGCGACCGGTGGTAAGCATTACACTGACCGAGTATCCATCCTGTGATCCAGAGGACCAACAGTCCTTCTCGGAGGGCACGGACTCGGCCTCGGGCGCCGATGTACCCATTCTGCAGGAGGTCGAGGATCCCTTCAATGAGAAGTCCAAGACCGAGGCGGccggagatggagctggattTGAGGCCAACTTTGAGGCCAATTTTGATGCCAACTTTGATGATGCGTTCGCCGGGGCCACAGCAggcggtggtggaggtggGGGCGGTGGGGGTGGAGGCGAGCAGTCCAGCGATTTCGATGTGAACGGAGAGCCGGGCGATGAGGAGCAGGGTCAGAGCGAGGGCGCATCCGCAGGTGGAGTCGCAGCCGAGGAGGACATTGAGGCGCCCAAGCAGGTGGTCGGTGGGCGAGCTAGCATACCCGAGGAATTGGACTCAAATCAATTG GCACACGACCATGAGCATGATATACTATACTATATAGACTATAGCGACGGACAGTTGTAG